AGATCAAGTCGCTGTCCAGATCGAAGAACCTCGACACGGAGAGGACTTCCGAGGTGATAATCAAGCTGGAGAATCTCATAAGCCCGAGCTGGTTCAACGGAAAATCACATCGATAGACGAATCATTGAAAATCAATTCAGAAAGTCTTTTTTAGAGCTGTATTTATATAGTATCGGTCGTTGTTTTTCCTGAAGTTTTTAGGCTGGACGGTATCTGATCGGAGAGACCGGCGGCTGCGTTGAAAGGCGAGCATCCCAAAAACCCGTAATGTATGTCTCCTTTAAAAGGAGGGAGTCGGGGGGTAGTTGATACCCCCCTTTTTTTATCTCTCTTTTCTCCTCCTCCTTCCTCCCTCTTTGCCCCTCCCCCTTTCCAAACTTCACATCCCCTGCCGATCTTGA
Above is a window of Candidatus Zymogenus saltonus DNA encoding:
- a CDS encoding ANTAR domain-containing protein, producing MARAAEKGETSSNLELAKRIVMEKLDISEIDAIEKIKSLSRSKNLDTERTSEVIIKLENLISPSWFNGKSHR